The window CTAGTAGGAATTGGCTATTGTTTTCTTCTGCATAGGAAAATATTCGGATGAGCCAAGTCCAGCTGATGAATGGTTCGAgcaaggaaagattgtatgctCTCTTTTAAAGTCAGCATGTTTCTAATCTCTTCTTCCTGTCGGAAATTGGCATAATAATCCCGGCCATCACGTTTAGAGTTAGAATCTTTAGTACCCCTTCAAATTTCAAAACCTGGTAATGCTTGTTGCTGATACAGGTAAAAGCACATCCTGTTGGGGGTACTGGTGACAAGGCCAAGGATCCCATCTTTGGTCTTGCAATGGGAGGTGGTTCACAAACCTCATCTGATCTTTTCAGGTAACTTCGAAAAGTCTCTAGTTTGTACAAAAGTGTGTGGTAAGGAGGCAAAAACAACATGGCTAAGCACTGTAACGGGAATAGCTCTCGATCTTATGCAGAATATTGTTTTATTGGATGGATTGTTTGCAGGGATTACCGATTGAAACATGCTCTCTCTGTATATGATTTTGTACAATAGATGGTTTTGCGTTGACAGCGGAAGTGCTGACAATCATCCCATTGTGTTAATTCATGGTTTTCCTTCACAGGTTAGTGTTCAATGACACTCATTCTGTACACTCTAGAAAACTATAGATCATCCAAATGCTTGTCTTGTACAAGTACTACAGACCATCCAAATGTTATGTAACCTATATAAGTGCCCCCAAGAATGAGACTGAAGGAAAATGCAAATTCCAGGCCTGAATTTGTTTCTTAACCCACTGCCTCATCTTACTTTATAGGTAGCAGTTTTCTTGCTATAAACTGTGAAAATATTAGTCGGAGGAATAGTTACCAGTTTCTCTGAAATCAACTTTTTCAGTCAATCCTAGTGTTTTTTGGTGGAAAGAGTTCTCAACTGATGCAATTACTTCCTTATAACAAGTAGATTGATATTAAAATCCTCACGTAATCTTGACGTCCATGCTCACTTTTTTCTGATACAGGCATATTCCTACCGCAAAGTCCTTCCAATACTTTCAAAGAAATATCATGCTATTGCATTTGATTGGCTTGGTAAGCTTCACGTCTTTGCTTTCAGTACAAACAGGTTGAGGATTTACTTTCTTGAATTTTGAATATTGTCTTCTTCTAAGCTTCCTGCAGTTGTATTGTTTTTCCGAAATTGGTTTTATATTAGTACTATGATAAATGCTGCATCCTAGTTGAATCAACCGCATTGCCTATTCCAATGCTTTTTTGCTTGCTAAGCCAATAAAGTTATTACAGAATATCTTGATTATGAGCTAAAGTTTGACAAAATTGTTATGCTCCTTGGACTTGCAGGATTTGGATTTTCTGATAAGCCCCAACCTAGATATGGTTTTGACTACACTCTGGATGGTACTTGCATTCAGAACCCAGGGAGAAAATCACTTATTTTTGTCCTTACAAAGAAATTGAACTTGGTAACATTGAAGATGGATTCTGTCTGCTCAAACTATTGTATGCCTTGTATGGTTGCAGAATATACGACATCCTTGGAATCTATTATAGATGAAACCACCAAGGGTAAAGCCACACTAGTTGTCCAGGTACTTAACTTTTGAAGAATTTGTATGACCAATGCTCAGCAGAAATTCTATATCAAATTCTGTgcatttggtttgaaattttgGTTTATGGACTTCCTTTGTAGGGCTACTTTTCGCCTGTTGTGGTCAAATATGCTAGCAGTCGTCAAGAAAAGATTACTGATCTCATACTTCTCAACCCTCCAGTATGGAAATATTTGCCAATCTACTGTTGATTTCTAATGTTTCCTTCTGTCATTGTGTCCTAAGAACACAAAGAGAATCTGCAATTATGCATCTCTGTCCGTGTATCTCTATGTACAGTAGGATGTCCATAGACCAATCATCATTATTAGTTCATGGATCTTAGCAGGTCTCTCATGAATTCTTGTTTCTGCTTTCTAAAGCTCACAGCCAAGCATGCCAATCTCCCGTCCACATTATCCATATTCAGCAACTTTCTGTTGGGGGAAATTTTTTCTCAGGTATGGATACCACAAAAGTTAGTGAGACTGTTATCATTCCAGCCGAGCCCATGTTACAGTCTATGCAAACATCAGCTTCTTGGTTTCACTTCAGTGACTGCAACTTCTCTGTCAACAGGATCCTCTAAGAGCCAGTGATAAGGCCCTGACAAGCTGTGGCCCATACGTAATAAAAGAAGACGTCGCAATGGTTTATAGGAGACCTTACCTCACGTCTGGTTCTGCAGGATTTGCACTAAATGCAATTAGCAGGGCCATGAAGAAAGAACTTAAGGTGCACTCTTTTTTCTCACAAATTAAAATATGGAAATGGCCAGCAGCTCTTAGTATATGGAAATTTGTTGGGTTTGCTACTTCTTAATGCATGTAACAGTTTATCCACTTCTTGGAATGCATAAATAAAGAGATCTCTATTTCACAATACTTAAAAGCAAGGGACATCTAAATTAAGCGCCTTGAGAATAAATTAGACCTTTTCATATTCTCTAGTTCTTGATCTAGGTCATCTGTCATTGTTTATTTTGAGCGCTAACTGGAAAAACATTTTTCTGTTTCGAAGGCTTcatgtttcttgcattgattTCAGCTCCTCGGGAAAAACAATTAGATTTGTGATGCAATGACTATTTTGATCGAATTTTGTGTTCCaaaagttttatttattttcctttgtgCGTCCTAGCCCTACATTGAAGAGATGAGAAGGATACTAATGGACGAAAACTGGCAAGTTAACACAACAATCATTTGGGGCGAACGAGACCGCTGGCTAAGCTACAACGGAGTCGAGGAATTCTGCATAGAATCGAAGCACCGACTTATAAGACTTCCAATGGTAATTTCATGCAGTGGACTAGCAACATTACGCCCAAAATTGCAATACTGCTTGGCCAATTAGAGCAGTTCAGAAGAAAGTAAATGGTCTTTTTAAACATGAGCATGTTTAGTTATGATCTCCATGTTCTGTCTCACTCCGGACCGGAAGACTAAAAAATGCAGTTACTCCATTGCCTTTGCAGGCAGGGCACCATGTACAGGAGGATAGCGGGGAAGAGGTGGCGCAACTTATTGCTCAAGTTGTTGGCCGGTAAAGTCTTATTTTGCAGGATTTCTGAAGCTGCGTTGTTTAATCTTCCGGGAACTCCATAAAGTGATCTGACTCCTGTATCTGGAACCATAAATGTAGATATGTAACTTGATGAAGaattaatttgagaaaattattatCCCTGTCTGTCTGCTTCAAAGAGTGCAGAAAAACCCCGTATACACTTCAAGCCGTGGATGTCAAGATCCAACAAAAACCCCGTGTCTgattttcctattcgttctttgcGTTTTATTAGTGATGCTATAACGAATAAATAATTTTCCTGTCATCAGTGATGTTATAATCAATACATATAATTTAGGTACAAGCTTATAGTGTTAATTTTCCATGTGTATATTTCCCTTGAACTATCAGCATCCATTAGACGAAGTCCCCTGCTCTGCTTTGCAGGCTACTGAAACGGATTACTCCAGCATTTGTCTTCTCTCACTGCCTTTTTCCATCTGTTCTTGAAAATTTCTAACTCGGCGTAAGATCGCTTTCGAACCTGCAAAAGTTGGATAAATGGACGTTTGTGTACAATAGATACGAATATAGCTCACAGCCAAAAAATTATGACCGCAATTTAGGGGCAGCACAAGGTGAGGAACTAGCAGAGCTTCTTCTAGAAAGATGTTAAAAGATACTTACTGCATCTCTATCATCAGAAGGATGAGATGTAGACGGAACCTGAAATATTTGCAGTACATTTAGGATGTATGAAAGTTTAAGAAAGGTACCACTGGCCCTTTCATAAATGTCCACAAACATACCATGGATCCTTTGTCAGGTGAGGTACCATGTTTCGAAGCTTGGCCCTGTACTTCACTTGTCTGCAAATGTTCAAGAACAACTCAATTTTCTCAAGACAAGAGAGACCTGCAGGTAATGATATTACAGTTCCTACAGAGTTTGTTCCCACCACAAATCCGTTCTCCCATACTTCCACTTTATTCAAATCTTGCAAACAAATAATATTTCATAATATCAAACAGAAAAATGCTGGTCCATTTTCTTGCAAAGCACAGTGGCAATGTTCAATTAATTAAAGAATGTCTAAATTCCATAGTATGAGATCAAACTTTGAACCTTTTCCATTTTATACATATTCAATATCCAAAGATAGATGCTTTGCCATGAATGGCTAAGTTGCACTGCTGTATGGTTTACatgccttggatttttaattATTACCTTGTGATGACAGGTTTGGTTTTATCATTCTTTTACTTTGAGACTAAAAGAGTTGCATTCATGTGCAAAATGTAGGCACTAATAAGCACAGATTTAAGATTAAAAATCTTTTCAAAGAActaaaaaaatacaaatgaCCAGCTATATTGTACCTTATTTACTGCTGAACCCCCTAGGGTAGGAAGACCATAGTGGACAACGTACTCTGAGTCAACAATCCCAATGTTTGCAGTTCGGTTTCCCTACCAAAGGAATAGCTAGCAAGTTTGAGATATCAATGAGTGTGAGACAATAATATGGGAGACCagaggaaaaaaagaggaaaagaagaggaAGTTATCTGTTATACAGTGACAAACCTGTGCACAGTAACCAAGCTGGAAATCCAACCCCCATGCATGAATTAAGTCGTTCTGTTGAAAACAACAGTAAGAAAAGGTCGTATTTCTATGGCATAACACGATCATGAACATGCAAGAGTAATTCTgctaataataattcaaaactaATCTAGATGGCATAATCAACAAAATTCAATGGTTATGCTGCCACACACTGATTTCTGGATGACTTGATATATCTACAAATGCCATACCTGAATCATGTACCACGCACAACGCCAGGATGCACGTGAAAAAACAGGAGCCATCATTTCCACCCACCTGCCAATGTATAAGAAGTGTTCATATTTCCTCTTTTATAACTAATGGATGTATAGGAACCTGTTTCAATatctgaaaatttttcaatgatAAATAATACTGCAGAATATCTCTGATGCACTATACCATACCCAGTGCAGGGAGGCTCTGTGCTATTTTCGTAACACCTTCTCCCAGTCCCTCTTAAGTTAACA is drawn from Coffea arabica cultivar ET-39 chromosome 1c, Coffea Arabica ET-39 HiFi, whole genome shotgun sequence and contains these coding sequences:
- the LOC113732001 gene encoding uncharacterized protein isoform X2, with the translated sequence MALQLCSSSSSLLSLCSLQLLRLSPIASPSDQFLKPTIMPQGILKKKKQKHSLLFCRSSNDESNEDYYLDAPVSVGDGFSFSGGKYSDEPSPADEWFEQGKIVKAHPVGGTGDKAKDPIFGLAMGGGSQTSSDLFRWFCVDSGSADNHPIVLIHGFPSQAYSYRKVLPILSKKYHAIAFDWLGFGFSDKPQPRYGFDYTLDGTCIQNPGRKSLIFVLTKKLNLVTLKMDSVCSNYCMPCMVAEYTTSLESIIDETTKGKATLVVQGYFSPVVVKYASSRQEKITDLILLNPPLTAKHANLPSTLSIFSNFLLGEIFSQDPLRASDKALTSCGPYVIKEDVAMVYRRPYLTSGSAGFALNAISRAMKKELKPYIEEMRRILMDENWQVNTTIIWGERDRWLSYNGVEEFCIESKHRLIRLPMVISCSGLATLRPKLQYCLAN
- the LOC113732001 gene encoding uncharacterized protein isoform X6, with the protein product MALQLCSSSSSLLSLCSLQLLRLSPIASPSDQFLKPTIMPQGILKKKKQKHSLLFCRSSNDESNEDYYLDAPVSVGDGFSFSGGKYSDEPSPADEWFEQGKIVKAHPVGGTGDKAKDPIFGLAMGGGSQTSSDLFRWFCVDSGSADNHPIVLIHGFPSQAYSYRKVLPILSKKYHAIAFDWLGFGFSDKPQPRYGFDYTLDEYTTSLESIIDETTKGKATLVVQLTAKHANLPSTLSIFSNFLLGEIFSQDPLRASDKALTSCGPYVIKEDVAMVYRRPYLTSGSAGFALNAISRAMKKELKPYIEEMRRILMDENWQVNTTIIWGERDRWLSYNGVEEFCIESKHRLIRLPMAGHHVQEDSGEEVAQLIAQVVGR
- the LOC113732001 gene encoding uncharacterized protein isoform X5; translated protein: MAFLLVEELAIVFFCIGKYSDEPSPADEWFEQGKIVKAHPVGGTGDKAKDPIFGLAMGGGSQTSSDLFRWFCVDSGSADNHPIVLIHGFPSQAYSYRKVLPILSKKYHAIAFDWLGFGFSDKPQPRYGFDYTLDGTCIQNPGRKSLIFVLTKKLNLVTLKMDSVCSNYCMPCMVAEYTTSLESIIDETTKGKATLVVQGYFSPVVVKYASSRQEKITDLILLNPPLTAKHANLPSTLSIFSNFLLGEIFSQDPLRASDKALTSCGPYVIKEDVAMVYRRPYLTSGSAGFALNAISRAMKKELKPYIEEMRRILMDENWQVNTTIIWGERDRWLSYNGVEEFCIESKHRLIRLPMAGHHVQEDSGEEVAQLIAQVVGR
- the LOC113732001 gene encoding uncharacterized protein isoform X4; amino-acid sequence: MALQLCSSSSSLLSLCSLQLLRLSPIASPSDQFLKPTIMPQGILKKKKQKHSLLFCRSSNDESNEDYYLDAPVSVGDGFSFSGGKYSDEPSPADEWFEQGKIVKAHPVGGTGDKAKDPIFGLAMGGGSQTSSDLFRWFCVDSGSADNHPIVLIHGFPSQAYSYRKVLPILSKKYHAIAFDWLGFGFSDKPQPRYGFDYTLDEYTTSLESIIDETTKGKATLVVQGYFSPVVVKYASSRQEKITDLILLNPPLTAKHANLPSTLSIFSNFLLGEIFSQDPLRASDKALTSCGPYVIKEDVAMVYRRPYLTSGSAGFALNAISRAMKKELKPYIEEMRRILMDENWQVNTTIIWGERDRWLSYNGVEEFCIESKHRLIRLPMAGHHVQEDSGEEVAQLIAQVVGR
- the LOC113732001 gene encoding uncharacterized protein isoform X7 is translated as MALQLCSSSSSLLSLCSLQLLRLSPIASPSDQFLKPTIMPQGILKKKKQKHSLLFCRSSNDESNEDYYLDAPVSVGDGFSFSGGKYSDEPSPADEWFEQGKIVKAHPVGGTGDKAKDPIFGLAMGGGSQTSSDLFRWFCVDSGSADNHPIVLIHGFPSQAYSYRKVLPILSKKYHAIAFDWLGFGFSDKPQPRYGFDYTLDGTCIQNPGRKSLIFVLTKKLNLVTLKMDSVCSNYCMPCMVAEYTTSLESIIDETTKGKATLVVQGYFSPVVVKYASSRQEKITDLILLNPPVSHEFLFLLSKAHSQACQSPVHIIHIQQLSVGGNFFSGSSKSQ
- the LOC113732001 gene encoding uncharacterized protein isoform X3 is translated as MALQLCSSSSSLLSLCSLQLLRLSPIASPSDQFLKPTIMPQGILKKKKQKHSLLFCRSSNDESNEDYYLDAPVSVGDGFSFSGGKYSDEPSPADEWFEQGKIVKAHPVGGTGDKAKDPIFGLAMGGGSQTSSDLFRWFCVDSGSADNHPIVLIHGFPSQAYSYRKVLPILSKKYHAIAFDWLGFGFSDKPQPRYGFDYTLDGTCIQNPGRKSLIFVLTKKLNLVTLKMDSVCSNYCMPCMVAEYTTSLESIIDETTKGKATLVVQLTAKHANLPSTLSIFSNFLLGEIFSQDPLRASDKALTSCGPYVIKEDVAMVYRRPYLTSGSAGFALNAISRAMKKELKPYIEEMRRILMDENWQVNTTIIWGERDRWLSYNGVEEFCIESKHRLIRLPMAGHHVQEDSGEEVAQLIAQVVGR
- the LOC113732001 gene encoding uncharacterized protein isoform X1, whose product is MALQLCSSSSSLLSLCSLQLLRLSPIASPSDQFLKPTIMPQGILKKKKQKHSLLFCRSSNDESNEDYYLDAPVSVGDGFSFSGGKYSDEPSPADEWFEQGKIVKAHPVGGTGDKAKDPIFGLAMGGGSQTSSDLFRWFCVDSGSADNHPIVLIHGFPSQAYSYRKVLPILSKKYHAIAFDWLGFGFSDKPQPRYGFDYTLDGTCIQNPGRKSLIFVLTKKLNLVTLKMDSVCSNYCMPCMVAEYTTSLESIIDETTKGKATLVVQGYFSPVVVKYASSRQEKITDLILLNPPLTAKHANLPSTLSIFSNFLLGEIFSQDPLRASDKALTSCGPYVIKEDVAMVYRRPYLTSGSAGFALNAISRAMKKELKPYIEEMRRILMDENWQVNTTIIWGERDRWLSYNGVEEFCIESKHRLIRLPMAGHHVQEDSGEEVAQLIAQVVGR